A window from Cryobacterium sp. PAMC25264 encodes these proteins:
- a CDS encoding sugar O-acetyltransferase — protein MSETAKATEDQMMDARERDVRNRMDQHQLYTDSGAGLEALTEERLRGKDLADDFNATRARDESGRHRILLELFGSMGENVWVEPPLRVAYGNHVHVGHTVYANFNLTLVDDVDIYIGDRVMFAPNVTITTTGHPVHPELRRDGSQFSAPVHIEDDVWIGSGAIILPGVTIGAGAIVGAGSIVTANVPAGVVVAGSPARIIRTISDADRQFSYRAPRDLQ, from the coding sequence ATGAGTGAAACCGCCAAGGCGACCGAGGACCAAATGATGGATGCCCGCGAACGCGACGTCCGCAACCGGATGGACCAGCACCAGCTCTACACGGACTCCGGCGCCGGCCTGGAAGCCCTGACCGAAGAGCGACTTCGCGGCAAGGACCTTGCCGACGACTTCAACGCAACCCGGGCCCGAGACGAAAGCGGACGCCACCGTATCTTGCTCGAACTGTTCGGCAGCATGGGCGAGAACGTGTGGGTCGAGCCACCTCTCCGTGTCGCCTACGGCAACCACGTTCACGTCGGCCACACGGTGTACGCCAACTTCAATCTCACACTCGTCGACGACGTCGACATCTATATCGGCGACCGCGTCATGTTTGCCCCCAACGTAACCATCACCACCACGGGACATCCGGTGCATCCCGAACTCCGCCGTGACGGATCCCAGTTCTCCGCCCCGGTGCACATCGAGGACGATGTCTGGATCGGCTCCGGCGCCATTATCCTTCCGGGCGTCACTATCGGCGCCGGCGCAATCGTGGGCGCAGGAAGCATCGTCACGGCCAACGTTCCCGCCGGCGTGGTCGTCGCGGGCTCTCCGGCCCGAATCATCCGAACGATCTCCGACGCCGACCGGCAGTTCTCGTACCGAGCGCCGCGCGACCTCCAGTAG
- a CDS encoding sugar O-acetyltransferase — MIDYFAGDDRTNRERMLAGDPYIADDPDLEKAAHRAVRLAGDYQAAFAVDAATARPILDDLIGDLGEGAFIKPPLFVDYGEHITVGAGTFINYNLTALDVATITIGRDCQLGPNVQLLTPTHPLAAEPRRDKVEAARPIVLGDNVWLGGGVIVLPGVSIGDNSVIGAGSVVTKDVPANVIAVGNPARVIRELPDDER, encoded by the coding sequence ATGATTGATTATTTCGCGGGAGACGACCGCACCAACCGTGAGCGGATGCTCGCCGGGGATCCCTACATCGCCGACGACCCCGACCTTGAGAAGGCGGCCCACCGCGCTGTGCGGCTGGCCGGCGACTACCAGGCGGCGTTCGCGGTCGATGCGGCCACGGCCAGGCCGATCCTGGACGACCTGATCGGAGACCTGGGCGAGGGCGCCTTCATCAAGCCGCCACTGTTCGTGGACTACGGCGAGCACATCACCGTGGGCGCCGGCACCTTCATCAACTACAACCTCACCGCCCTCGACGTCGCCACGATCACCATCGGACGGGACTGCCAGCTCGGCCCGAACGTGCAGCTGCTCACCCCCACGCATCCGCTCGCCGCCGAGCCCCGCCGAGACAAGGTCGAGGCTGCGCGGCCCATCGTGCTGGGCGACAACGTTTGGCTCGGCGGCGGTGTCATCGTGCTGCCCGGCGTGAGCATCGGCGACAACAGTGTGATCGGAGCCGGTTCCGTGGTCACCAAGGACGTGCCGGCGAACGTGATCGCCGTGGGCAACCCGGCCCGCGTCATCCGTGAGCTGCCGGACGACGAGCGGTGA
- a CDS encoding MepB family protein translates to MALLGSLGGHPEPAAAEIDNADYGAAFTRMGKRRLRFRVGRVTPRKVGLFVAVWRRSPSGSTEPFQVDDVDHLVVLTREGQHTGLFVFPRSALQRHGIVSVAEFGGKRGFRVYPPRSRTDNAQAIRTQAWQGAFFLDTSDGVDRERLRELLDA, encoded by the coding sequence GTGGCCCTGCTCGGGTCGTTGGGCGGCCATCCGGAGCCGGCGGCCGCCGAGATCGACAACGCGGACTACGGCGCCGCCTTCACCCGCATGGGAAAACGACGCCTGCGGTTCCGAGTCGGCAGGGTGACGCCCCGTAAAGTCGGCCTGTTCGTCGCCGTCTGGCGGCGCTCGCCCTCTGGATCGACCGAGCCGTTCCAGGTCGACGATGTCGATCACCTCGTTGTCCTCACCCGGGAGGGGCAACACACCGGTCTGTTCGTGTTCCCGCGGTCCGCGCTGCAACGTCACGGCATCGTGTCCGTGGCGGAATTCGGCGGCAAACGCGGCTTCCGGGTCTATCCACCGAGGTCGCGCACCGACAACGCCCAGGCCATCCGCACTCAGGCGTGGCAGGGCGCGTTTTTCCTGGATACCAGCGACGGCGTCGACCGTGAGCGGCTGCGCGAGCTCCTCGACGCCTGA
- a CDS encoding TetR/AcrR family transcriptional regulator: MTRRLDPGRRDRIIDACLELIAEVGVAGTSHRKVAERANVPLGSMTYHFTGMDELLREAFTRFSDTVVAVFESRLAAAGSLAEARAAVVGIINDDLFASPHELVLTHELYALAARNPEYRQITHRWMRRSRIALERHFSPDTAAQLDALIEGLSIHRALDTAPADPHRTVDAVARITAR, encoded by the coding sequence GTGACCCGCCGTCTCGACCCCGGCCGGCGCGACCGCATCATCGACGCCTGCCTGGAGCTGATCGCGGAGGTCGGCGTGGCGGGCACCTCGCATCGCAAGGTCGCCGAACGGGCGAATGTGCCGCTCGGCTCGATGACGTACCACTTCACCGGCATGGACGAACTGCTGCGGGAGGCCTTCACCCGGTTCTCGGACACCGTCGTGGCCGTGTTCGAGAGCCGGCTGGCGGCGGCCGGAAGCCTGGCCGAGGCCCGGGCTGCGGTGGTCGGAATCATCAACGACGACCTGTTCGCCTCCCCGCACGAGCTTGTGCTCACCCACGAGCTGTACGCCCTGGCCGCGCGCAATCCCGAGTACCGGCAGATCACCCACCGATGGATGCGCCGAAGTCGCATCGCGCTCGAACGCCACTTCTCCCCGGACACGGCTGCCCAGCTGGATGCGCTGATTGAGGGTTTGTCCATCCACCGGGCCCTCGACACCGCTCCGGCCGACCCGCACCGCACGGTGGACGCCGTGGCGCGGATCACGGCACGGTAG
- the ald gene encoding alanine dehydrogenase, whose protein sequence is MRVGIPSEIKNNENRVAITPAGVSELTRRGHDVVVQRGAGLGSSITDDAYALAGATILDTAAEVWAAAELLLKVKEPIAAEYGYLRADQVLFTYLHLAADRAQTEALLASGTTAIAYETVQLPGRSLPLLSPMSEVAGRLATQVGAYHLMSAAGGRGILLGGVPGTPKAKVVVIGGGVAGEHAAANALGMGADVTIIDLSVPRLRELENRFDGTIQTRVSTAYEIAAQLADADLVIGSVLIPGAAAPKLVTDEMVAGMKKGSVLVDIAIDQGGCFEGSRPTTHDEPTFTVHDSVYYCVANMPGAVPETSTRALTNATLPYVIALADKGWELAIADDAALAAGLNIHAGAVTNAGVATALGLPLAAARG, encoded by the coding sequence ATGCGCGTCGGAATCCCCAGCGAGATCAAGAACAATGAGAACCGAGTGGCCATCACCCCCGCGGGAGTGTCCGAACTCACCCGTCGCGGCCACGACGTGGTCGTCCAGCGCGGGGCCGGCCTCGGCTCCTCCATCACAGACGACGCCTACGCCCTGGCCGGTGCCACCATCCTCGACACCGCGGCCGAGGTGTGGGCCGCCGCCGAGCTGCTGCTCAAGGTGAAGGAGCCCATCGCGGCCGAATACGGCTACCTCCGCGCCGACCAGGTGCTCTTCACCTACCTACACCTCGCCGCCGATCGCGCCCAGACCGAGGCGCTGCTCGCCTCCGGTACCACCGCCATCGCCTACGAGACCGTGCAGCTGCCGGGCCGCAGCTTGCCACTGCTCTCCCCCATGAGCGAGGTCGCCGGGCGGCTGGCCACCCAGGTGGGCGCGTACCACCTGATGAGCGCGGCCGGCGGGCGCGGCATCCTGCTCGGCGGCGTGCCCGGCACCCCCAAGGCCAAGGTCGTCGTGATCGGCGGCGGCGTCGCGGGCGAGCACGCGGCGGCCAACGCCCTGGGCATGGGCGCCGACGTCACCATCATCGACCTGTCGGTGCCGCGCTTGCGCGAGCTGGAAAACCGGTTCGACGGCACGATCCAGACCCGCGTCTCCACCGCGTACGAGATCGCCGCCCAGCTTGCCGACGCCGACCTCGTCATCGGCTCGGTGCTCATCCCCGGCGCCGCAGCACCCAAGCTCGTCACCGACGAGATGGTCGCCGGCATGAAGAAGGGCTCGGTGCTCGTGGACATCGCCATCGACCAGGGCGGCTGCTTCGAGGGTTCACGGCCCACCACGCACGACGAACCCACCTTCACCGTGCACGACTCGGTCTACTACTGCGTCGCCAACATGCCCGGCGCTGTGCCGGAGACGTCCACCCGGGCGCTCACCAACGCCACCCTGCCCTACGTGATCGCGCTCGCCGACAAGGGCTGGGAGCTAGCCATCGCCGATGACGCCGCGCTGGCGGCCGGCCTGAACATCCACGCCGGCGCCGTCACCAACGCCGGCGTCGCCACCGCGCTCGGCCTGCCGCTCGCCGCCGCCCGCGGCTAG
- a CDS encoding molybdopterin-binding protein: MPQIRIKDAAAFLSVSDDTVRRWIENGTLPSSKDASSRTVVDGLALARLARQNAVLPDDPSGIGRSARNRFVGLVTDIVMDTVMAQVEIQCGPHRVVSLMSSEAVRELGLELGSVAIAVVKATTVIVETPAGKS, translated from the coding sequence ATGCCTCAGATACGGATCAAAGACGCCGCCGCGTTCCTCAGCGTCAGCGACGACACCGTTCGGCGCTGGATCGAGAACGGCACCCTGCCCAGCTCGAAGGATGCCTCCTCCCGCACCGTCGTCGACGGCCTCGCGCTGGCCCGGCTGGCCCGTCAGAACGCGGTGCTGCCCGACGACCCGTCCGGGATCGGCCGCTCCGCCCGCAACCGGTTCGTCGGCCTGGTGACCGACATCGTCATGGATACCGTCATGGCGCAGGTCGAGATCCAGTGCGGTCCGCACCGGGTGGTGTCACTGATGAGCAGCGAGGCCGTGCGCGAGCTCGGCCTCGAACTCGGCTCGGTGGCCATCGCCGTCGTCAAGGCCACCACCGTCATCGTCGAGACCCCGGCGGGCAAGTCGTGA
- a CDS encoding LacI family DNA-binding transcriptional regulator produces MANKGSPVTILDVARVAGVSRQTVTRALNGLPDISATTRERVIAAARELNYRPNRAAQSLVRGREVTIGLVVEDLRNPFYPELASALSRIASERDWSVILSDIGDDVEKARSRLESLVDRVDALVLTGCRTDTVDMLPDDAIRGKAHGVPLVMLDGSADDRVGAYVEIDYAAGVEAALDHLTALGCRQIAMIDSSHIASARKNSYRRYLSQHGLPWTEGSEFRNDETHEGGTRAARELMDNYPGADAVLVYNDVMAIGALKEFARSGISVPGDIAVIGTDGLAVGALVTPELTSLAIDKTELAQHAIDLVDNILFGRAPAGTKESRRTALTLVVRDSA; encoded by the coding sequence ATGGCAAATAAGGGTTCACCCGTCACCATCCTGGATGTGGCTCGGGTTGCCGGCGTCTCTCGCCAGACTGTGACCCGAGCCCTCAACGGCCTTCCCGACATCAGCGCCACGACGCGCGAACGCGTCATCGCAGCCGCCCGCGAGTTGAACTACCGCCCTAATCGCGCCGCCCAAAGCCTGGTGCGCGGACGGGAGGTGACGATCGGGTTAGTCGTGGAGGACCTTCGCAACCCGTTCTATCCCGAGCTCGCGTCGGCGCTGAGCCGCATCGCATCCGAGCGCGACTGGAGCGTCATTCTGTCGGACATAGGGGATGACGTGGAGAAAGCTCGATCGCGGCTCGAGTCCTTGGTGGACCGGGTAGACGCGCTGGTGTTGACCGGCTGCCGCACGGATACAGTCGACATGCTCCCCGACGACGCGATCCGCGGAAAAGCTCACGGTGTCCCGCTCGTCATGCTCGACGGATCCGCAGATGATCGGGTCGGTGCGTATGTGGAGATCGACTATGCCGCCGGCGTCGAAGCGGCTCTTGATCACCTGACTGCCCTCGGGTGTCGGCAGATCGCCATGATCGATTCCAGTCACATCGCGTCGGCCCGAAAGAACTCCTACCGCAGATACCTGAGCCAACACGGACTCCCGTGGACTGAGGGTTCCGAGTTCCGTAACGACGAAACCCACGAAGGCGGTACTCGTGCGGCTCGCGAACTCATGGACAACTATCCGGGCGCAGATGCCGTGCTCGTCTATAACGACGTGATGGCCATTGGCGCGCTGAAGGAGTTCGCACGATCCGGCATCTCCGTACCCGGCGACATCGCCGTGATCGGGACTGACGGGTTGGCGGTCGGCGCCCTCGTCACCCCTGAGCTCACGAGTCTCGCGATCGATAAAACCGAACTTGCCCAGCACGCCATCGATCTTGTCGACAACATTCTCTTCGGCCGCGCACCCGCCGGCACGAAGGAAAGTCGACGCACGGCTCTCACACTTGTTGTCCGCGATTCCGCCTGA
- a CDS encoding epimerase has protein sequence MGDTRKRAVVAGASGFIGHRLVRELLDQGYQVACIGRSGPDARWGDDAAVLSLVDGADLLVNLAGKIVNCRYTEANRTEILHSRVDTTGALHRAVAASAKPPRLWLNASTATIYRYALDRPMTESTGELGTGFSVDIARDWEREFFAGDLPQTRRVALRMAIVLGDGPATAILVRLARWGLGGPQLDGWWFPHQRYRGIGHAPSGDGSAPAHRSHGRQRFSWIHIDDVVGALKFIVSHDEITGPVNLAAPHPSDNRTLMATLRRAVGAPIGLPAFRWMLEPAMWLLRTEPELVLKSRWVQPERLLAAGYTFAWPDLAPAITDVVPRRRRRR, from the coding sequence GTGGGGGACACGAGAAAACGCGCAGTGGTAGCCGGGGCATCCGGATTCATCGGCCACAGGCTCGTTCGCGAGCTCCTCGACCAGGGGTACCAGGTCGCCTGCATCGGCCGCTCCGGTCCCGACGCGAGGTGGGGCGACGACGCCGCAGTGCTGTCACTGGTCGACGGAGCCGATCTGCTGGTGAACCTGGCGGGAAAGATCGTGAACTGCCGGTACACCGAGGCCAATCGCACCGAGATTCTCCACTCCCGCGTCGACACCACCGGAGCGCTGCATCGGGCGGTCGCGGCGAGCGCGAAGCCGCCGCGACTGTGGCTGAACGCGAGTACCGCCACGATCTACCGTTACGCGCTCGACCGCCCGATGACCGAGTCCACGGGCGAGCTCGGCACCGGCTTCTCGGTGGACATCGCCCGCGACTGGGAGCGCGAGTTCTTCGCCGGTGACCTCCCCCAGACCCGGCGGGTGGCCCTGCGGATGGCGATCGTGCTCGGCGACGGTCCCGCCACCGCGATCCTCGTGCGATTGGCCCGATGGGGCCTCGGCGGACCGCAGCTCGACGGCTGGTGGTTTCCGCACCAGCGCTACCGCGGCATCGGCCACGCCCCCTCCGGCGACGGCTCGGCGCCCGCACACCGTTCGCACGGACGACAACGGTTCAGCTGGATCCACATCGACGACGTTGTCGGCGCCTTGAAATTCATCGTCTCCCACGATGAGATCACCGGGCCGGTCAACCTGGCGGCGCCTCACCCCAGCGACAATCGCACGCTCATGGCCACGCTGCGCCGGGCGGTGGGGGCTCCCATCGGCTTGCCGGCCTTCCGCTGGATGCTCGAACCGGCCATGTGGTTGCTCCGAACCGAGCCCGAACTGGTGCTGAAGAGCCGCTGGGTGCAGCCGGAACGCCTGCTCGCCGCCGGGTACACCTTCGCCTGGCCCGACCTCGCCCCGGCGATCACCGATGTTGTGCCACGACGGCGACGCCGTCGCTGA
- a CDS encoding sulfate/molybdate ABC transporter ATP-binding protein — protein MSFSVDVHVAERDVRLHLTVAAGETVAVLGPNGAGKSTLLGAIAGLIRPDSGRSELNGTVLFDLPAGPGRGIWRPAHQRGVSLLAQEPLLFPHLSVLDNVAFGPRSIGATTAGARARAARWLGEVDAEPLAARRPAELSGGQAQRIAVARALASDPGLLLLDEPLAALDVSVAPAVRRMLRRVLVDRSSIIVTHDVLDAYTLADRVVIVENGRIVDEGTPAEVFDRPRSAFAAGLAGLNLITGVRRGDTMVTADTATTVENIPEPTVAEGAPLSLAVRPAAVSVVIEPPADPQFSSVRAELIDLEPRGDLVRARSAVLAADVSPQEAAQLDAAVGSMVWFAFPADSATVYPTVPPDRPTPL, from the coding sequence GTGAGCTTCTCCGTCGACGTGCACGTCGCCGAGCGGGACGTGCGGCTGCACCTCACCGTGGCGGCGGGCGAAACCGTCGCGGTCCTCGGCCCGAACGGGGCCGGCAAGTCCACCCTGCTCGGCGCGATCGCCGGTCTGATCAGGCCCGACAGCGGGCGGAGCGAGTTGAATGGCACGGTGTTGTTCGACCTGCCGGCCGGGCCCGGCCGCGGCATCTGGCGGCCGGCGCACCAGCGCGGCGTCTCCCTCCTCGCCCAGGAGCCCCTGCTGTTCCCACACCTCAGCGTGCTCGACAACGTCGCATTCGGCCCGCGCAGCATCGGCGCCACGACGGCCGGCGCCCGCGCGAGGGCCGCCCGCTGGCTGGGCGAAGTGGATGCCGAGCCTCTCGCGGCGCGTCGCCCGGCCGAGCTCTCCGGCGGGCAGGCGCAACGCATCGCGGTGGCCCGCGCCCTGGCCTCCGACCCCGGCCTGCTGCTGCTCGACGAACCGCTGGCCGCCCTCGACGTCTCGGTGGCGCCGGCGGTGCGGCGGATGCTGCGCCGCGTGCTTGTCGATCGCAGTTCGATCATCGTGACGCACGATGTGCTCGACGCGTACACGCTCGCCGACCGGGTGGTGATCGTCGAGAACGGCCGTATCGTCGACGAGGGCACGCCCGCCGAGGTCTTCGACCGGCCGCGCAGCGCCTTCGCGGCCGGGCTCGCCGGCCTCAACCTGATCACCGGTGTACGCCGGGGCGACACCATGGTCACGGCGGATACCGCGACCACGGTCGAGAACATCCCCGAGCCGACGGTGGCCGAGGGAGCGCCGCTGTCCCTGGCGGTGCGTCCGGCCGCTGTGTCCGTGGTGATTGAGCCGCCGGCCGATCCGCAGTTCAGCAGTGTGCGGGCCGAGCTGATCGACCTCGAGCCCCGGGGCGATCTTGTTCGGGCGCGAAGCGCCGTGCTGGCCGCGGATGTCAGTCCCCAGGAGGCCGCGCAGCTTGACGCCGCCGTGGGCTCCATGGTCTGGTTCGCGTTTCCGGCCGACTCTGCCACGGTGTATCCCACCGTGCCGCCCGACCGCCCCACACCGCTGTGA
- a CDS encoding helix-turn-helix transcriptional regulator: MKKQAQDEQPQFYTRLPVLRAERGMSRKELAELAGVHYQTIGYLERGEYSPSLVLALRIAAALGVPLDAVFSLTPFASMADQLYNTEGERR; encoded by the coding sequence ATGAAGAAGCAAGCGCAAGATGAGCAGCCTCAGTTCTACACGCGGCTGCCCGTGCTGCGCGCCGAGCGCGGCATGAGTCGCAAAGAGCTTGCCGAGCTGGCCGGGGTGCACTACCAAACCATCGGCTACCTCGAGCGCGGGGAGTACAGCCCGAGCCTGGTGCTCGCGCTGCGCATTGCCGCGGCATTGGGGGTTCCGCTCGACGCCGTCTTTTCGCTGACCCCGTTCGCCAGCATGGCCGACCAGCTCTACAACACCGAAGGAGAACGCCGATGA
- the modA gene encoding molybdate ABC transporter substrate-binding protein — protein MTGTRRLRPFALLAAFGVLAAGLTGCAAPAETTPTPAASADDLNGSITVFAAASLTTTFTELADAFEAEHPGTTVSLNFAGSSDLVTQITEGAPADVFASADTTNMTKLTDAGLQQTDPVDFATNVLEIAVPPGNPAGITDFADLAEPGLQLVVCAPAVPCGSATAAVASAAGVSLSPVSEESSVTDVLGKITSGQADAGLVYVTDVQAAGDAVEGIDFAESGEAVNTYPIVALKGSADAAIAQAFIDYVTGSAGQRVLATAGFGAP, from the coding sequence GTGACCGGCACACGTCGCCTCCGTCCATTCGCTCTGCTGGCCGCGTTCGGCGTCCTCGCCGCCGGCCTCACCGGCTGCGCCGCGCCGGCCGAGACGACGCCCACGCCGGCGGCATCGGCCGACGACCTGAACGGCAGCATCACGGTCTTCGCCGCGGCCTCGCTCACAACCACGTTCACCGAGCTCGCCGACGCCTTCGAGGCCGAGCACCCCGGCACCACCGTCTCGCTCAACTTCGCCGGCTCCTCCGACCTCGTCACCCAGATCACCGAGGGCGCCCCGGCCGACGTGTTCGCCTCCGCCGACACCACGAACATGACCAAGCTCACGGATGCCGGCCTCCAGCAGACCGACCCCGTCGACTTCGCCACCAATGTGCTCGAGATCGCCGTGCCGCCGGGCAACCCCGCCGGCATCACCGACTTCGCCGATCTGGCTGAGCCCGGGCTCCAGCTGGTCGTCTGCGCCCCCGCGGTGCCGTGCGGTTCGGCCACCGCCGCCGTCGCGTCGGCGGCCGGGGTCAGCCTCAGCCCGGTGAGCGAGGAGTCATCGGTCACCGATGTGCTCGGCAAGATCACCTCCGGCCAGGCGGATGCCGGCCTGGTCTACGTCACGGATGTCCAGGCGGCGGGTGACGCCGTCGAGGGCATCGACTTCGCCGAGTCCGGTGAGGCCGTGAACACCTACCCGATTGTGGCGCTCAAGGGCTCCGCCGATGCGGCCATCGCCCAGGCCTTCATCGACTACGTCACCGGTAGCGCCGGCCAGCGCGTGCTGGCCACCGCCGGGTTCGGGGCGCCGTAG
- a CDS encoding ABC transporter permease — MSPAAKQYSGVPAWVAALAAVGAAFVLLPLAAMVLRVNWAEFIPLITSDSSVAALLLSLRTSLAATALCVLFGVPMALVLARTDFWGQKVLRSLVLLPLVLPPVVGGIALLYTFGRRGLMGQTFQALGIEIAFSTTAVVIAQTFVALPFLVLSLEGALRTVGTRYEAVGATLGASPTTVLRRITLPLVVPAVISGAVLSFARALGEFGATLTFAGSLQGTTRTLPLEIYLQRETDPDTAVALSLVLVIVAIVIVSLAHRAGLPSLRPARVSS; from the coding sequence ATGAGCCCAGCAGCCAAGCAGTATTCCGGCGTCCCCGCCTGGGTCGCCGCCCTTGCCGCGGTCGGCGCGGCATTTGTGCTGCTGCCCCTGGCGGCGATGGTTCTGCGGGTCAACTGGGCGGAGTTCATTCCCTTGATCACCTCGGATTCCTCGGTCGCCGCGCTGCTGCTCAGCCTGCGCACCTCGCTCGCCGCCACGGCGCTCTGCGTGCTCTTCGGGGTGCCCATGGCGCTGGTGTTGGCCCGCACCGACTTCTGGGGGCAGAAGGTGCTCCGCTCGCTGGTGCTGCTGCCGCTGGTACTCCCGCCGGTGGTGGGCGGCATCGCTCTGCTCTATACCTTCGGCCGCCGGGGCCTGATGGGCCAGACCTTCCAGGCGCTCGGCATCGAGATCGCCTTCTCCACCACAGCCGTCGTCATCGCGCAGACTTTTGTGGCCCTGCCGTTCCTGGTGCTCAGTCTCGAAGGCGCATTGCGCACGGTGGGCACCCGGTACGAGGCCGTCGGCGCCACCCTCGGGGCGAGTCCCACGACGGTGTTGCGGCGCATCACCCTGCCACTCGTCGTGCCGGCCGTCATCTCCGGCGCGGTGCTGTCGTTCGCCCGCGCGCTCGGCGAGTTCGGCGCCACCCTCACCTTTGCCGGCAGCCTGCAGGGCACCACCCGCACCCTGCCGCTGGAGATCTACCTGCAGCGGGAGACCGACCCCGACACCGCGGTAGCCCTCTCGCTGGTGCTGGTGATCGTCGCGATCGTGATCGTCAGCCTGGCCCACCGCGCGGGTCTGCCCTCCCTGCGGCCCGCGCGGGTATCCTCGTGA
- a CDS encoding MFS transporter: MNVPVNVHGTQLRTRFVNISIPGRPRLRPAREARRARTGVAVLFFVNGALLSNLLPRYPEIKSDLDLSNVLIGAAVAAHPLGALISGLGAGILVRRFRSSRVAIGSSLVAAAALVLAGFATEWVMLALAFFIAGAMDSLTDVAANSHGLRVQRFYGRSIINSFHAVWSIGAVAGGLTGAAAASLGVPLGTHILSAAIVLGLAAFASSRFLLPGSEPVAVGVGVAERLPVAEVEKNLSPAARPRATLLPRYGVLLAFVIIAAGGAIVEEAGSSWSAIYLSGALGATAFAAGLGFITLQSTQVIGRLLGDRMVDRFGQRHVARAGGFMVFVGMGTALAYPSVIITVLGFGLAGFGVATLIPGAMHAADELPGLRPGTGLTLVSWLLRVGFLISPLIVGAVADASSLRFGLVLVPIAGVVVMVFAVAFPVRTTQPLDSTGTHTFSECPECQHDSDRFLLSHPDETIPARSTHKRETHNE, encoded by the coding sequence GTGAACGTTCCCGTGAACGTTCACGGTACTCAATTGAGGACGAGGTTTGTGAACATTTCGATTCCAGGCCGCCCAAGGCTCCGCCCGGCACGCGAGGCGAGGCGGGCGCGCACCGGCGTAGCAGTGCTGTTCTTCGTGAACGGTGCGCTGCTCTCCAACCTTCTTCCGCGCTATCCCGAGATCAAGAGTGATCTTGATCTGAGCAACGTGCTCATCGGGGCCGCTGTCGCCGCACACCCTCTGGGGGCTCTCATCTCGGGGCTCGGTGCCGGCATCCTGGTCCGCCGGTTCCGTTCCTCGAGAGTGGCTATTGGATCTTCCCTTGTGGCCGCAGCAGCGCTCGTTCTGGCCGGCTTCGCCACCGAGTGGGTGATGCTCGCACTGGCTTTCTTCATCGCAGGTGCGATGGACTCGCTCACCGACGTCGCGGCCAACTCCCACGGACTACGTGTCCAGCGTTTCTACGGACGATCCATCATCAACTCCTTTCATGCCGTGTGGTCGATCGGTGCCGTGGCAGGCGGCCTCACTGGCGCCGCCGCCGCCAGCCTTGGTGTTCCGTTGGGAACGCACATTCTCAGTGCAGCAATCGTTCTTGGGCTGGCGGCGTTTGCCTCTTCCCGCTTTCTCCTGCCGGGGTCGGAGCCCGTTGCCGTTGGCGTTGGCGTTGCCGAACGTCTGCCGGTTGCTGAGGTTGAGAAGAATCTGTCCCCTGCAGCCCGACCGCGGGCCACACTTCTCCCGCGGTATGGGGTTCTGCTCGCCTTTGTCATAATCGCCGCCGGCGGTGCGATCGTTGAGGAGGCGGGGTCTTCATGGTCGGCCATCTATCTCTCAGGCGCCCTCGGCGCGACCGCGTTCGCAGCCGGTCTGGGCTTCATCACCCTCCAGAGCACGCAGGTCATCGGCCGCCTCCTCGGCGATCGCATGGTCGACCGATTCGGTCAGCGCCACGTGGCCCGCGCGGGCGGGTTCATGGTGTTCGTCGGTATGGGCACCGCCCTGGCCTACCCCAGTGTGATCATCACAGTCCTGGGGTTTGGGCTCGCAGGATTTGGCGTCGCCACGTTGATTCCCGGCGCTATGCACGCCGCCGACGAATTGCCCGGACTGCGCCCCGGCACAGGCCTCACTCTCGTCAGCTGGCTACTACGCGTGGGCTTTCTCATTTCCCCGCTCATAGTCGGAGCCGTTGCCGACGCTTCGTCTCTTCGATTCGGTCTCGTTCTCGTTCCGATCGCGGGTGTCGTGGTGATGGTCTTCGCCGTCGCCTTTCCCGTGCGGACGACTCAGCCACTCGACTCAACGGGCACACACACGTTTTCGGAATGCCCCGAATGCCAACACGACTCTGATCGGTTCCTTCTTTCACATCCGGACGAGACAATCCCTGCCAGATCAACCCACAAGAGAGAGACACACAATGAGTGA